A region of Kribbella sp. NBC_01245 DNA encodes the following proteins:
- a CDS encoding MMPL family transporter, translating to MATYLYRLGRFAFRRRGLVVLVWLGLLGIAITGAATLSGPTGGGFSIPGTESQRAIDLLEQRFPESGADGATARVVFQAPPGEKLTDPENSQIIKATVQQMGSAPLVGEAADPFQSRSVSADGRVAFSQVTYAVPLDEVTPEAQDALKAAADPARAAGLTVEYGGDAMQVQEEQSLTEVLGVAVAAVVLLITFGSLVAAGLPLLSAIIGIGIGISVITAVTGFIDIGEGTPILAMMIGLAVGIDYALFIMSRYRHELSEGLEPEEAAGRAVGTAGSAVLFAGLTVVIALVGLLVAGIPFLAQMGIAAAFTVVIAVLIALTLLPALFGFAGRRVQGRRRTTRPVRTKPTLGRRWAGLVTRNPLPVLLIAVLGLGVVAIPATDLKLGLPDDSTAAPDSSQRKAYELLTAGFGPGFNGPLMLVVDGANADDPKATTAQVATAVRALPGVTVVTPPVFNPAGDTALLTVIPASGPSTTETNDLVKAIRALPVGDVSVTGATAFNIDTSAKLGAALVPYLLLVVGLAFLLLMLVFRSVLVPLKATLGFLLTVGSTFGAVVAVFQWGWFADVFGIEGQTGPVISMLPIFLVGIVFGLAMDYQVFLVTRMREEHVHGATPIEAVVDGFSHGARVVTAAAVIMIGVFGGFILSPETLVREIGFGLAIAVAIDAFVVRMTIVPAVMALLGRSAWWLPAWLDRLLPNVDVEGETLRTPTAPLPERELELTSR from the coding sequence ATGGCTACCTACCTCTACCGCCTTGGCCGGTTCGCCTTCCGCCGCCGGGGACTCGTCGTCCTGGTCTGGCTGGGATTACTGGGCATCGCGATCACCGGCGCGGCCACCCTGTCCGGTCCGACCGGTGGCGGGTTCTCAATCCCCGGCACCGAATCCCAGCGCGCGATCGACCTGCTCGAGCAGCGCTTCCCCGAGTCCGGTGCCGACGGCGCCACCGCCCGGGTCGTCTTCCAGGCACCACCGGGCGAGAAGCTCACCGACCCCGAGAACTCGCAGATCATCAAAGCCACCGTGCAGCAGATGGGCTCGGCGCCACTGGTCGGCGAGGCCGCTGACCCGTTCCAGAGCCGGTCCGTCTCGGCGGACGGCCGGGTCGCGTTCTCCCAGGTCACGTACGCCGTACCCCTCGACGAGGTGACCCCGGAGGCGCAGGACGCGCTGAAGGCGGCGGCCGATCCGGCTCGAGCCGCCGGTCTGACCGTCGAGTACGGCGGTGACGCGATGCAGGTGCAAGAAGAGCAGAGCCTGACCGAGGTGCTGGGGGTCGCCGTCGCGGCGGTCGTCCTGCTGATCACGTTCGGCTCACTCGTCGCGGCCGGCCTACCGTTGCTCTCGGCAATCATCGGCATCGGTATCGGCATCTCCGTGATCACGGCCGTGACCGGGTTCATCGATATCGGCGAGGGCACGCCGATTCTGGCCATGATGATCGGCCTCGCGGTCGGCATCGATTACGCGTTGTTCATCATGTCGCGCTACCGGCACGAGCTGTCCGAAGGCCTGGAGCCCGAGGAAGCGGCCGGCCGGGCCGTCGGCACCGCCGGATCCGCCGTACTGTTCGCCGGTCTGACCGTCGTGATCGCGCTCGTCGGCCTGCTGGTGGCGGGCATCCCGTTCCTGGCCCAGATGGGTATCGCGGCCGCCTTCACCGTGGTCATCGCCGTCCTGATCGCGTTGACTCTGCTGCCCGCGCTGTTCGGTTTCGCCGGCCGCCGCGTCCAGGGCCGCCGTCGTACGACCCGGCCGGTGCGCACCAAGCCCACGCTCGGCCGCCGGTGGGCCGGGCTGGTCACGCGCAACCCGCTGCCGGTCCTACTCATCGCCGTACTCGGCCTGGGTGTGGTCGCGATTCCGGCCACGGACCTCAAGCTGGGACTGCCCGACGACAGCACGGCCGCGCCGGACTCGAGCCAGCGCAAGGCGTACGAGCTGCTGACAGCCGGATTCGGTCCCGGGTTCAACGGACCGCTCATGCTCGTCGTGGATGGCGCGAACGCCGATGACCCGAAGGCGACGACCGCCCAGGTGGCGACCGCCGTACGGGCTCTGCCGGGGGTGACCGTCGTGACGCCGCCGGTGTTCAACCCCGCGGGCGATACCGCGTTGCTGACGGTCATCCCGGCGAGCGGCCCGAGTACGACGGAGACGAACGACCTGGTCAAGGCCATCCGCGCCCTACCGGTTGGCGATGTCTCCGTGACGGGCGCAACGGCGTTCAACATCGACACGTCGGCCAAACTCGGCGCCGCGCTGGTGCCGTACCTGCTGCTGGTGGTCGGGCTCGCGTTCTTGCTGCTGATGCTGGTCTTCCGCTCGGTGCTGGTACCGCTCAAGGCGACGCTCGGGTTCTTGCTCACGGTCGGCTCGACGTTCGGCGCGGTCGTCGCGGTGTTCCAGTGGGGCTGGTTCGCGGACGTGTTCGGGATCGAGGGTCAGACCGGGCCGGTGATCAGCATGCTGCCGATCTTCCTGGTCGGCATCGTGTTCGGCCTCGCGATGGACTACCAGGTGTTCCTGGTCACCCGGATGCGGGAGGAGCACGTGCACGGCGCCACGCCGATCGAGGCGGTCGTGGACGGGTTCAGCCACGGTGCCCGAGTGGTGACGGCCGCCGCGGTGATCATGATCGGCGTGTTCGGCGGGTTCATCCTGTCGCCGGAGACCCTCGTTCGCGAGATCGGTTTCGGCCTCGCGATCGCGGTCGCGATCGACGCCTTCGTGGTCCGGATGACGATCGTGCCGGCCGTGATGGCCCTGCTCGGCCGCTCCGCTTGGTGGCTGCCCGCCTGGCTCGACCGGCTGCTGCCCAACGTGGACGTCGAAGGCGAGACCCTCCGTACGCCGACGGCCCCGCTGCCCGAGCGAGAGCTGGAACTCACCAGCCGCTGA
- a CDS encoding response regulator transcription factor — translation MSIRVLLADDQTLIRRGFRVLVDSAPDLEVVAEAANGHEAVELARTARADVVLMDIRMPGLDGLAATRQIVADESLAGVRVLILTTFEIDEYVFEALRAGASGFLGKSVEPAELIDAIRIVARGDALLSPKAVKGLIDRFLAQPELDQAAAPAELAALTDREREVLGLVATGLSNDEIAERLIVSPMTAKTHVNRAMVKLGARDRAQLVVIAYQTGLVRPGSST, via the coding sequence GTGTCGATCCGGGTGCTGCTGGCCGACGACCAGACGCTGATCCGCCGGGGTTTTCGCGTGCTCGTGGATTCTGCCCCTGATCTCGAGGTAGTCGCCGAGGCCGCCAACGGGCACGAGGCGGTCGAGCTGGCCCGCACCGCGCGTGCGGACGTCGTACTGATGGATATCCGGATGCCCGGGCTCGACGGCCTGGCCGCCACCCGGCAGATCGTGGCGGACGAGTCGCTCGCCGGGGTGCGGGTACTGATCCTCACCACATTCGAGATCGACGAGTACGTCTTCGAAGCGCTTCGGGCGGGCGCGAGCGGGTTCCTCGGCAAGAGCGTCGAGCCGGCCGAGCTGATCGACGCCATCCGGATCGTCGCTCGCGGGGACGCCCTGCTTTCGCCCAAAGCGGTGAAGGGTCTGATCGACCGGTTCCTGGCCCAGCCCGAGCTCGACCAGGCCGCCGCGCCGGCCGAACTGGCGGCCCTGACCGACCGCGAACGCGAAGTCCTCGGCCTCGTCGCGACCGGTCTGTCCAACGACGAGATCGCCGAACGGCTGATCGTCTCCCCGATGACGGCCAAGACCCACGTGAACCGCGCGATGGTCAAACTCGGCGCCCGCGACCGCGCACAACTCGTCGTTATCGCGTACCAAACGGGCCTGGTCCGGCCCGGAAGTAGTACCTGA
- the panD gene encoding aspartate 1-decarboxylase gives MQREMMKSKVHRATVTQADLDYVGSCTLDATLMDAANLLPGEKVDIVDITNGNRLSTYLIEGPRGSGIVGINGAAAHLIHPGDLVILISYGLFEDAEAKVFEPSVVFVDEQNAITRIGSDPAEALPEGTTLRGDEVHTR, from the coding sequence ATGCAGCGCGAGATGATGAAGTCGAAGGTGCACCGGGCCACGGTCACGCAGGCGGACCTGGACTACGTGGGGTCGTGCACGCTCGACGCCACCTTGATGGACGCGGCGAACCTGCTGCCCGGCGAGAAGGTGGACATCGTCGACATCACCAACGGTAACCGGCTGTCGACGTACCTGATCGAGGGTCCGCGCGGCTCCGGCATCGTCGGCATCAATGGCGCGGCGGCCCATCTGATCCACCCGGGCGACCTGGTCATCCTGATCTCGTACGGCCTGTTCGAGGATGCCGAGGCGAAGGTCTTCGAACCGAGCGTAGTCTTCGTAGACGAGCAGAACGCGATCACCCGCATCGGCTCGGACCCGGCCGAGGCGCTGCCGGAGGGCACCACTCTCCGCGGCGACGAGGTGCACACCCGCTGA